The DNA window AAACAGACATTTAACATACTATACTAATTAAGAGGCTCAttgtcatttatttatttattttcctcCATTATTAACTAATTAGTATATGTATGTGAATAATTATTCACATAGTGTACGATACAAACATCATAATGTACACCAGTTAGATTGCCGGAGACAACATTCCTCGCCGTAGAATAACCGTTGGCACCCCTAAACATTCTAGTTCCTCCAACAATCGGCCGCTCTCTCACAATTTCACTCGTGCCTGAATTTCCTAGAGTAGCTAGAGTGCTCCCATTATACTTGCCCCGAGTGAAAATTACCGTTTGCATCTCCGCGTCACGAATTTCTGATTTCGAAACAAAAGCAAATAGCCCCTGAGTTAATGCAACTTGGGTGGAATTTGGATCGAGAGTCTCCGTCACAGGGATTTCTCCTGCATATAAGAAACCAAACAAAGTACTAGAGTTTGTCGGGGTAAGTGGTCTTGCTATGTTCACGAATTCCGAATCATTGAGAGCATACATTCGTCGGTACATTCGGAGATGTGTTAGCTTCTGGTGTATACCTGTTGGATATATTTCGCAAAATGAATCGTGTAATTCAATATTAACTGATGCAACGAGAGTTGAGGAAGAGATGAAGATTGTGAAGAGAACAATGGTTGAGAAAGTTTTGGCCATGAttgatgttttttttttcttttccggtGTGCACCAAGAGATATATAATACCATTCATTTTATAGTGTGTTTGTGTTGTGGCCATGATTTTATTGTCTCATATGTACTAGGAAATCTTATCAAAATTGTCTTTAATTTCTAAAGAAATGCATACAAATTTTCATAACGTATAAACAAATCAATCACCCACAACCACAATATTATTTATGgtggatattttttttttatggTCAATTTATGGTGGATATTGAATCACAATTCTAAATTATATGAAATTTAATTTACATGGCAATTTTTTATTGGTTAAATATCAACATCGTATGAACAAACATTGATTATGTAAAGACGGTAGCGAGCATTAAAGTGTTCATTTTGATTTTGGCCGTGTTAGATATATATCCTTTTCATTTTCTTCTGACTTTAATTAATTAGGTTGAGTGAACTTTTACGTCTCAACTATGCAGTATGGAATTTCaaaataaaagtaaaaatgtaGTATgatattttaaaaagaaaaaaagaaaaacaatGTAATATTTAGCTAGGAACGTATATATAGCtagtaaaatatatttttaaaaagaAAACCATCCCATTTAGATTATGATTTATACATGGTTATTTAATATTACAAAAATTCAACATACTATTAGTAACTAGGGACTTGGGTGGCCCAAATGATTgccaaagaaaaaaaaaaagtagGGTGGCACAATCCTAACTCTCTTGGATGACTCAACTGTTAGGTGATATGGCGGTCCCGTAAGATTTCATATTTTTAAgacagtatgtatatatatactatcCATATCGATAGATATATCGTTTTCATCGTTTAGActcatttaataaatatatttattaattattactatttatatatatcgattattaataaataaataattttttgaAATTTAAGGAGTAATAATAGTTTATGCAtagaaatatatattttatatgtataaaagaTTAATAAAATCTAACATAACAAAATTATTACTCAAATTCCTTAACTCAAACTAGAATTGTATCTGGCCCAAACTAATACATTtcgtatatttaaaaaaaaaaaaaaaaaaaaaaaaccaaagtaATTTTCTTCCGCACACACAATAACTACAAGTATATATACATAAggcttcattttatttattttataaagacCCGAAGGCCAAGCAGGAAACAAAGACCAAAACAAATAAGCAAGAACAGGAGCAGCAAAGAAGACGGACCAATGCGCCAAAGAAAACCTTTCATTAGAAAACTTCAGGAATGAGCACTATTCTTGAGATAGTTTGTAGTTACGACAACCGCCTCGAAATAAGTAACACTTTTCAAAATGAGACGATTTTTGAGTCCAAATTCAATAATAGTTTTTGTCTTCTTCTATGTTAGGAATTTGAGGGTGAGTCGTGAAAATGTTTATTGAGCCTTTTGATGTTTGAATCCAAATTCACAAAAGGAGAACTCGAGTTGGCCGGGATGGAGGCCAAAAGCAAAGGTCCTTTTTCTGAGATAGTCTTAATGCGAGCTGGCTTTTTAATGAGAGGAACAATTTCGGATAAAATGTTTGCAAGATAAATGAGGGAGGAGTTTTTCCTAAAAATAATCTGAGAATTGATGAGAATAGAGATTTTAGAGGTTAGAAAGGATGAAAGATCAAGGATGAAAGAGGGAGAAATCAAAGCATGGAAAGGTTCAGAATTGGGGCCTTTCGAGAGATTCACGGAGATGGAAGAAGAAGAATGGAGTTAATtacatatatgtgtgtatattgTAATACGTGGACAGACTATGTGGTGTTTTGGGGGGAGGTGGAGAAAAGTAAGAATATCGAATACACCATGTTCGATCTTCTGCCCTAAACAGTGATTACGCTTAATTAAACCATAATCGGATTTAATGTAACCGAATTACATCATTAGCACATCATTACACCATAGATTACACCATAGTCGAACATGCTGTCTTCGATTTTTACCAAAGTCGAACATGGTGTGTTCGGTTTTGATTTTTACCAAAGTCGAACATGATATGTTCGGTTTTGATTTTTACAAAGTCGAACATGGTGTGTGGATCAAATAATATATTATCTGTTTAGTTTTCTTTAATTAATTACTTATCAATATCAATTTATAGTTTATTATGAGATACATATGGACCGATTTATGAGTGATGACCGGTTTGTGATATAGCATCAATTTAGTTATGCAACCTTCTTGCTTTCAATTTGATTTGATCTTAATTAATTGTGTGGATCAAATAATATATTATCTGTTTAGTTGTCTTTAATTAATTACTTATCAATATCAATTTATAGTTTATTATGAGATACATATGGACCGATTTATGAGTGATGACCGGTTTGTGATATAGCATCAATTTAGTTATGCAACCTTCTTGCTTTCAATTTGATTTGATCTTAATTAATTATGTGTGTTGACCGGTTGGAAAGCAAAATCGAACACTATGTGTTCGGTTTTGTGCACAAAAGTTTGTGCAAAATCGAACACTATGCTTACGATTTTGGTGTTAGTTTTTGTCGCATCCACACATAAACAATTACAACGTCTTCGATTATGATTAGGCTAAGCTTAATCAACTCTTAACCAAAATCGAATTCAGTGTTTTCGATTTCACTATATCCGTTTACCGTTCCGTTTCAAACCCTAAGACTGTAGCGCACTCGAGAAGAATGGCTAGAAGGGCTAAGAGTAGAGACAATTGGGAAAGCAGGAAGAGACAAACGAGGTGGCATGACTTCATTTCCGGACTGGACTTCCAAATTGGGTAAAGAAGAGGCTTCTGAAATCCCCTGAATAGAGACTTCATTCAATCTTGAGGTTGCATGATCCTTAGGTTGAGGATTGGAGACCGGAACATCAACAGAATCGTCGCGATCGATGATCCTATTAATATCGAAAATAAAATCCTGATAATAATCTTCATCAACGCTAATTTCGAATACTTCAGACCCAACCTGAATATAAGGCCACAttttttatttctgttttaaaAAAAGTTACAATAATACCTCATTTTTAATATTGTTTTAAtttttttcattatatatatatatattacttttgaagccatattttatttttatttttttctagagCTTAAAAAATGGTCGAGCTACCCCTGCCAAACAAATGACGAATTAAGATGAAGAGGTTGAGTTTAGTATATATTTTACCAATTACTGTAATAAAGATCAGTACTGACACTGTCATTTTAACCGGGTGAAATTGCATGCAATATTGTATAGGAAAGCAAAATCAGTTGCTGTTCTTGACTAGCTAGAGAAAAACATCATTATTAAGCTTTTGCTTTTACCTTTGTACGTTTTGGATAGCTGCTGATCACCTGTGATTTCTTTAGGAAATTAGGGTTCATTTTTTTTTTACTGAAATTAGGGTTTCTGAAAGTTCATATTTTTGTGCTTTTGGATTCTGTTCTATTGGATTAAATCGTTAATAATTGTTTCATTTAGTTAACTGTACATTAGCGAGTTAAAATGTATCGATTGAAAATGGTGGTACCAGACTACCAGCTGCATGGTGCCATGGAGATGCTTCGAAAATGAGAGACTGAGTGACGTTTTAGAATAATCTTACGCacgatatatatattaattatatcttggGATATACATATTCCCAATTTATTCTCATTTATTTTCTTCCAtcagtatacatatatttatttagataatcaaACTCCAAGACCTCACACATAGTGTACGAAGCAAAGATCATATTGTATACCCGTTAAACCGCCGGTGCCGTTAACATTCCTGGCCGTCGCATAACCGCGAGCACCCCTAAACATTCTAGTTCCTCCAACAATCGGTCGCTCTCTCACAACCTCACTCGTGCCGGTATCTCCTAGATTAGATAGAGTGCTCCCATTAAACTTGCCTTGAGTGAAAATTGTCGTCTGAAACTCCGCATCACGAATTTCCTCCTTCGAGACAAAAGCAAAAAGCCCCTCAGTTATTGCAACTTTCGTTGAATTCGGATCGAGTGTCGCTGTCATCGGGATTTCTCCGCAATATAAGTATCCAAACAAAGTAGTAGAGTTTATCGGGGTTAGTGGCCTCGCTATGttcacgaattctggatcatttagGGCATACACTCGTCGGTACATTCGGAGATGGGTTAGCTTCTGGTGTAAATCTAGTGGTGGAGATATTTCGCAAAACGAATCATATAATTCAATATCAACTGATGCAACGAGAGTTGAGGAAGAGATCACGAAGATCGTTAAGAGAACTACGGTTGAGAAAGTTTTAATCGACATGATTAATTGATGTGTGTTTTTCTTATATATTTGAGTGTGCAGGGATAAGGGAGTTAATTACATATATGTGTTCAATCCGTAACAGCTCGACAGAATATGTGGTATTTAGGCGAGGGTGGAGAAAAATAAGAAGATCGAACACACCGTGTTCGATCTTCTTCGTATTAGCTTAATTAAACCAATTAAACCATCATTAATTTTGAAATACGGACATGGTGTGTTCGAGTATCATTAATTAATTTTGGAAGGACCAAAACCGGACATCATGTATCCGGTGTTGAGCAAAACCGGACACACCATGACCGGTCTTGGTGATCATTGGCTGAACGGATCATCTTCACATCATTAGCACATCATTATTAGCAGCAGATTATATCATTTCACATCATTAGCACATCATTATTAGCAGATTATATCATTATTTTTTGCATAACCATGACCGGACATGGTGTAGCCGGTTTTGATACAAAACCGGACATGGTGTAACCGGCTTTTGCACAAAACCGGACATGGTGTAGCCGGTTTTGGTTTAAAAACATGACTCCCATTGGCTGTTGCAACGGTGGGATAAATGCTCTCTTCGTTTTTCGTCCGGTCAAAACACTACCATTGGCTGAAAAAACGGTGCTCGTTTTTCGTGACTGACGCGCTTGGAAATCATCCCAGTCAAACTCGTTTTTCGTGGCATCTGACTTACACAGTGCAATGGTGATTGGTACTCTCAGGCGGTGCCTGGACGACAAGACAACAATAACACACCTGTCGACATTCCGTTACATGCTCCGATTGTATTTGACATGTATAGATTGCGTTAGGATAAACTTCATCATCCGCTCcatatattataaatattgtaCATCTCTTTCAATCTCATTCTCCATCTCTTTCAATCTCATTCTCCATCTCCTTCACAATCTGCTTTATAATACTGTCAATCTTTTTCAATCTCATTGTCCATCTCCTTCGCAATCTGTTTTCCTTCATAATTTTCTGCACTCGTCTCTTTCACGATTATTTTCACTATTGTCTCAATACAAATTCTGTATCATTTCTCTTTTTATACACCTCTCTATATTATTAAGGTATGATTTTTTCTTTCTATATTTTTAATTgtaatttataaataattgttacatgttattatatttaatatatgtattaaaATTCATGtagttattatattttttttcgagTTGTTGATTCGATATTTTTCTATTATATTTTCTTTAAATCAAAATTTTGTAAATGTTGGCGTTTTGATTAAATTATGTTATGAATGTAATGTTGATCGTTAGGAGTATGTAATTAGTTCATATATTGTATATGGAATTTTATCATatcttaatttattaattattacatgttattatatttaatgtatGAATCAAATTTGGTAAATGATgtatgttgataaaattattttattGATTATTAGGAGTATTTAATTAATTGatatattgtataatatatatagaATTTTGTGTAGTTAAATTATAAATCTGTAACTACTGGACGTGTCAAGTTTTTTAAATACCTTACGTTAATAGTAGTCCTTATTTATTATTTGGATGTATGTCATACATATAATAAGTAATATTTATTCCCGTGTAGATTATGGCGGCGTCTACATCAGGTGATCCCCAGAGAAATTTGTGGGTGTTACAGGGACCTGAACTGGGCAATCTTCTGTGGATGCAGCCCCACCACCGATCTGCTCATATATTTCGCGACGATACGTTGTACGACAATGAGTTGGTGGTCAGAAGGGCGGATAGGTTTATATGGGATTTACTTGGAAGTTTGGAATTCTGTCCGGACACCGTCAGAAGAGAAATCGACAGGCTTGGGTTCGGGTTGTTCACCAGGATCGGTGGAGTGAATTATGACCGTCACTTAATTACAGCGTTGGTTGAGCGCTGGCGCCCGGAGACGCATACATTCCACTTCTCCATGGGAGAGGCCACAATTACGTTACAGGACGTGGAGGTCCTGTTAGGCCTACGCGTGGATGGTGATCCGGTCACAGGTTCGGATGAGACACCCGAGGATCCACCAGAATTCTGTCAAAGGTTGTTCGGCTTCATTCCAGAGATAAAGAAGTCGAAAGTAGCTCTTAACAGCCTGTATGACCATATAGTCACATTTAACGAAACTGCCCCGGCCACTCAAATTCAAGCGTTGCAGCGGGCAAGATGCTTCGTCGCCTATTTGCTTGCGACGTGTTTGTTCAATGATAAAAAGAATACACATGTATATATGTTCCTTTTAACTCAGATTGAGGACGTACAAGCATGTGCCAGTCTTAGTTGGGGCAGCGCCCTTCTCGCGCATACGTACCGGAAATTGTCTGCTGCTGCACAATTTGAGGCTAAAGATACTGAAGCATGTGGCCTCCTCATCCAGATATGGGCTTGGGAGAGGATTGCTAGGATCAGACCGCAATTTCGTCATGGTCACGTAGCGCCAATTGAGGGTCTTCCATTGGCCATGAGGTTAGCTTACGTGGCTAAATCATTTCAATT is part of the Rutidosis leptorrhynchoides isolate AG116_Rl617_1_P2 unplaced genomic scaffold, CSIRO_AGI_Rlap_v1 contig632, whole genome shotgun sequence genome and encodes:
- the LOC139884963 gene encoding dirigent protein 22-like — its product is MSIKTFSTVVLLTIFVISSSTLVASVDIELYDSFCEISPPLDLHQKLTHLRMYRRVYALNDPEFVNIARPLTPINSTTLFGYLYCGEIPMTATLDPNSTKVAITEGLFAFVSKEEIRDAEFQTTIFTQGKFNGSTLSNLGDTGTSEVVRERPIVGGTRMFRGARGYATARNVNGTGGLTGIQYDLCFVHYV